A portion of the Fulvia fulva chromosome 1, complete sequence genome contains these proteins:
- a CDS encoding Ubiquitin-conjugating enzyme E2 35, which yields MSAPLPKRIIKETERLQNEPVPGISAQPHDDNARYFDVIVEGPGGSCYEGGVFQLELFLPDDYPMCPPRIRFLTRIYHPNIDRLGRICLDVLKNNWSPALQIRTILLSIQALLGAPNPEDPLNEAVAKQWKENQPEAIKTAKEWTAQYAQPKK from the exons atgTCCGCCCCTCTCCCCAAGCGCATCATCAAAGAAACCGAACGCCTCCAAAACGAACCCGTCCCCGGCATCTCCGCACAACCCCACGACGACAATGCCCGCTACTTCGACGTGATAGTAGAAGGCCCAGGCGGCAGTTGCTATGAAG GCGGCGTCTTCCAGCTCGAACTCTTCCTCCCCGACGACTACCCCATGTGCCCACCGCGAATACGCTTCCTCACACGAATCTACCACCCCAACATCGACCGTCTCGGCCGTATCTGTCTAGATGTCCTAAAGAACAACTGGAGTCCCGCGCTGCAGATTCGGACGATCTTGCTGAGTATACAGGCGCTTCTGGGAGCGCCGAACCCGGAGGATCCGTTGAATGAGGCGGTTGCGAAGCAGTGGAAG GAGAACCAGCCGGAAGCGATCAAGACTGCGAAGGAGTGGACGGCGCAGTATGCGCAGCCGAAGAAGTGA
- a CDS encoding Serine/threonine-protein phosphatase 6 regulatory ankyrin repeat subunit A has product MGRKAASVQSDSDRLEPKLVRAVEANSVSEVKTVIEEAQGRNQCNDVFLGVGLIKACDKNLPAVARFLLENGANPDYASANKPASLLRAADFGRKEIAEALIDHGANLEAGDKKGRTALMTAAYKGQLEMVELLVARGVQIETRDHRQRNVLLNLAADKGLVRKPGSKPARKWSMEVVHYLLQAGVDVEAQDEDGRTPLHWCCVTDLEDLLRALLTSRTNGAAPKANVNAKNDRQMTPIQFAASRDHGHLVRILLDHDADVLNRSDGGWTALHNSCTHGSEDLLELLLTAGAEINGELMNGRTPLHVAAETGNRDAVAFLLQQSSCKSATRDRFGNTPLLLAAQHRHKDIAEMLAPWNHLNELSEEELDACKKFRAKIVDFGDFPNGNRVMQNPPTIYDLLYAKNPGRGMEHLWTTMPKKMKATNVRWIHLPANNVAWCDALLKKRFIEEDVADVDGYKALETSFNHQHRGHHHHSRFMRPMCQVVRRAAGDEDSSVLASSTLAPQSKRVPRSSLNTVSEATPEAKSTKQGGDQPLLPNLERRNSPPTISGAESSNEQNAAKTGNRPQSPRTDSTSTAATPQPTGAGRQRGKPGKQQVKRQETASTVSASESGSTGQANGHTSTTGSKTNKTSRRPVTGRASRSGTNVTADRVSNSCNLFMFMPYLHFETHRRRKEMQRALEHPDHLRGLSMHAEADEILIRAHLSKSSSFLHVRRTLDQFFYHNIDTRYRDEDQVVFRFQRDLRDAPEPDPKIFMVDQLWMWIVGRDLIVTSFPQRWKQPRNDPLDVFEGIVEDINSIKMRDPVQNVYELAMTIAGRCFGTFDRHRKNDDGFQFLDMFGASLGVAMDREAKRFQEFSRASEQASIWLRSHKKPNKILRNLEVESKVHHHVAKRIDKSESNEYDDPDTEFIDKLLDVGPETDLLAEIKDIRDELDILKMVLRHQENLLPDLQKAITTLYHDDRSLGAIRKVTRTFEEQEKTISNPLKDIERMEEQAKRIYESIRDLLDLKQKHANAFEARFAREQALGAQRQGQTIMVFTIVTVIFLPLSFIAAFFAINVESFPHNAASGQPEMSLGYVSQYIFGIGLAISIPCIAIALSVDELSYTMKRVRLRLRQWWPRRRGREEVEYERQTLKIEHTLSVAKSLRRSGDVTWKDASMDVPRRSGVYQRRRPSLWDEEAARRM; this is encoded by the coding sequence ATGGGTAGAAAGGCTGCGAGTGTACAAAGCGACTCTGATCGCTTGGAGCCGAAGTTAGTGCGAGCTGTCGAGGCAAACAGTGTCTCGGAGGTGAAGACTGTAATCGAAGAAGCGCAAGGGCGCAATCAATGCAACGATGTCTTCCTGGGCGTTGGTCTGATCAAGGCTTGCGACAAGAACCTCCCGGCCGTTGCTCGCTTTCTGCTCGAAAACGGAGCCAATCCAGACTATGCCTCAGCAAACAAACCAGCGAGCCTGCTTCGTGCAGCTGACTTCGGTCGCAAGGAGATCGCAGAGGCTCTCATCGACCATGGAGCTAATCTGGAAGCTGGAGACAAGAAAGGCCGCACAGCACTTATGACGGCTGCCTACAAAGGACAGTTAGAGATGGTTGAACTGTTGGTAGCTCGGGGGGTCCAGATTGAGACTCGAGATCACAGGCAACGGAATGTCCTACTCAATCTCGCCGCTGACAAAGGCTTGGTCAGAAAGCCTGGAAGTAAGCCTGCCCGCAAATGGAGCATGGAGGTCGTTCATTACCTCTTACAAGCAGGCGTCGATGTCGAAGCTCAAGACGAAGATGGTCGAACACCTCTGCACTGGTGTTGTGTCACCGATCTTGAAGACCTCCTACGTGCGCTTCTGACTTCTCGTACGAATGGTGCAGCTCCAAAGGCGAACGTCAATGCGAAGAATGATCGTCAGATGACTCCCATACAATTCGCCGCTTCTCGAGACCATGGACATCTTGTGCGGATATTGTTGGACCATGACGCAGATGTGCTCAACAGGTCAGATGGAGGTTGGACCGCTTTGCATAATTCCTGCACACACGGCTCGGAAGATCTGCTTGAGCTGCTACTTACGGCAGGAGCTGAGATCAATGGCGAGCTTATGAATGGCAGAACTCCACTTCATGTCGCTGCAGAGACTGGCAACAGGGATGCTGTCGCTTTTCTTCTCCAGCAATCGAGCTGCAAGTCGGCGACGAGGGATCGCTTTGGCAACACTCCGCTTCTACTGGCTGCTCAACACCGACATAAAGACATCGCGGAAATGCTCGCACCCTGGAACCATCTCAACGAGCTGTCTGAAGAGGAACTCGATGCATGCAAGAAGTTCCGAGCAAAGATAGTGGACTTCGGGGACTTTCCCAATGGCAACCGGGTCATGCAGAACCCTCCCACAATCTACGATCTGCTGTATGCCAAGAACCCTGGACGTGGCATGGAACACTTATGGACCACCATGCCGAAGAAGATGAAAGCTACGAATGTGCGATGGATTCATTTGCCTGCGAACAACGTTGCTTGGTGCGATGCTTTGCTCAAGAAGCGCTTCATTGAAGAGGATGTCGCCGATGTGGACGGTTACAAAGCTCTGGAGACTTCTTTCAACCATCAGCATCGTGGCCATCATCATCACTCTCGCTTCATGCGCCCTATGTGCCAAGTTGTGCGTCGTGCAGCTGGTGACGAGGATTCGTCTGTGCTTGCAAGCTCGACCCTTGCGCCGCAGTCGAAGAGGGTCCCTAGATCAAGCTTGAACACTGTCTCAGAAGCAACTCCGGAAGCCAAGTCTACGAAGCAGGGCGGTGATCAACCACTGTTACCCAACCTTGAACGTCGAAATTCACCGCCTACCATCTCCGGCGCGGAGTCCAGCAACGAACAGAATGCAGCCAAGACAGGAAACAGACCACAAAGTCCACGAACAGACTCAACATCAACGGCCGCAACTCCCCAACCCACAGGTGCTGGAAGACAGCGCGGTAAGCCTGGTAAGCAACAAGTGAAGCGTCAGGAGACAGCTTCAACTGTCTCAGCCTCGGAGAGTGGCAGCACTGGCCAAGCGAACGGTCACACCAGCACCACGGGCTCTAAGACCAACAAGACCTCGAGGAGGCCAGTGACGGGCAGAGCTTCCAGAAGCGGCACGAACGTCACTGCTGATCGAGTGTCGAACTCGTGCAATCTGTTTATGTTCATGCCCTACTTGCACTTCGAAACACATCGTCGCAGGAAAGAGATGCAGCGTGCGTTGGAGCACCCAGATCATCTTCGAGGTCTGAGCATGCACGCCGAAGCCGACGAGATCTTGATCCGTGCCCATCTATCGAAGTCTAGCTCCTTTTTACATGTGAGGAGAACACTTGACCAATTCTTCTACCACAATATCGACACGAGATACCGTGACGAGGACCAAGTGGTCTTCCGATTCCAACGCGATCTTCGCGATGCACCAGAACCGGATCCAAAGATCTTCATGGTTGACCAGTTGTGGATGTGGATCGTGGGACGTGATCTCATCGTCACAAGCTTTCCACAAAGATGGAAGCAGCCTCGCAATGACCCACTAGACGTTTTCGAGGGAATTGTAGAGGACATCAACTCCATCAAGATGCGAGATCCCGTACAGAATGTGTACGAGCTGGCCATGACCATCGCAGGACGATGTTTCGGCACCTTTGACAGACACAGGAAGAACGACGATGGCTTCCAGTTCCTCGATATGTTCGGGGCGTCACTGGGCGTGGCCATGGATCGTGAAGCCAAGCGCTTTCAGGAGTTCTCAAGGGCATCAGAACAGGCCTCGATCTGGTTAAGGAGCCACAAGAAGCCCAACAAGATCCTCCGTAACCTCGAAGTAGAATCCAAAGTCCATCACCACGTCGCCAAAAGAATCGACAAATCTGAGTCAAACGAGTACGACGACCCCGATACAGAGTTCATCGACAAGCTCCTTGATGTCGGTCCTGAAACAGACCTCCTAGCAGAGATCAAGGACATTCGCGACGAACTGGATATCCTCAAGATGGTTCTTCGACACCAAGAAAATCTTCTCCCAGACCTACAAAAAGCCATCACAACCCTCTACCACGATGACCGCTCCTTGGGTGCAATCCGAAAAGTCACCAGAACTTTCGAAGAACAAGAGAAGACCATCTCCAACCCACTAAAAGACATCGAGCGCATGGAAGAACAAGCCAAACGCATCTACGAATCAATCCGCGATCTCCTCGACCTCAAGCAAAAACACGCCAACGCCTTCGAAGCGCGCTTCGCACGCGAACAGGCTCTCGGCGCACAGCGACAGGGACAAACGATTATGGTCTTCACCATCGTCACCGTCATCTTCCTCCCCTTATCCTTCATCGCCGCCTTCTTCGCTATCAATGTCGAGTCCTTCCCGCACAATGCTGCTAGCGGACAGCCAGAGATGAGTCTGGGGTACGTATCTCAGTATATCTTCGGGATTGGGCTTGCGATCTCTATCCCTTGTATAGCGATTGCGTTATCTGTGGATGAGTTGAGTTATACTATGAAGAGGGTGAGATTGAGGCTGAGGCAGTGGTGGCCTAGGCGGAGGGGGAGGGAGGAGGTAGAGTATGAGAGGCAGACTTTGAAGATTGAGCATACTTTGTCTGTGGCGAAGAGTTTGAGGAGGAGTGGGGACGTTACTTGGAAAGACGCTTCGATGGATGTGCCGAGGAGGAGTGGTGTGTATCAGAGGAGAAGGCCTAGTCTGTGGGATGAGGAGGCTGCCAGGCGGATGTGA
- a CDS encoding Very-long-chain 3-oxoacyl-CoA reductase, translated as MAVRTALALLGGAFLLYYATRLPLFVQLHFVHQSTLSRYRKAKGRPEESAWALVTGSTDGIGKGFAEELCERGFNVIIHGRNQHKLEAVKTDLNKRWPNQQVQILKLDAAKDAANAEIFSRTAANLRNFDLKVLINNLGGNGGMDVSFMPLHERTSDQIGTFINVNARFPTEMTRAVLPQLRENGPALIVNVGSTTSDFGLPYLSIYSGCKSYNKGWSRSLTAEMKAEGANIEVFCLLVSAVATNYVPRAASLFAPTARQMASYSLDKVGCGKSIVFGYWAHAVQAAFFWVLPDWLAEKMIIEVGIKERKEDEDRAKNR; from the exons ATGGCCGTCCGTACAGCTCTTGCCCTGCTGGGTGGTGCTTTCCTGTTGTACTACGCGACGCGTCTACCATTGTTTGTTCAACTGCACTTTGTCCATCAAAGCACACTGAGCCGCTATCGAAAAGCGAAGGGCAGACCAGAGGAATCAGCATGGGCATTGGT GACTGGATCCACTGACGGCATCGGCAAGGGATTTGCGGAGGAGCTCTGCGAACGCGGCTTTAATGTCATTATTCATGGACGCAATCAACACAAATTGGAAGCTGTCAAAACGGACCTAAACAAGCGATGGCCAAATCAGCAAGTCCAGATCCTGAAGCTCGACGCCGCCAAAGATGCTGCCAACGCCGAAATCTTCTCTCGTACGGCGGCCAACCTGCGAAACTTCGATCTCAAAGTACTCATCAACAATCTGGGCGGGAATGGTGGCATGGATGTGAGTTTCATGCCTCTTCATGAAAGGACCTCGGACCAGATTGGCACTTTCATAAATGTCAATGCCCGCTTTCCTACTGAGATGACTCGGGCAGTCTTGCCACAGCTTCGCGAGAACGGCCCTGCCTTGATCGTGAATGTTGGAAGCACGACCAGCGACTTCGGCCTGCCTTATCTTTCCATCTACTCGGGCTGCAAGTCTTACAACAAAGGCTGGTCGCGCTCCTTGACAGCAGAGATGAAAGCTGAGGGAGCTAATATTGAGGTATTCTGCTTACTGGTTTCGGCTGTTGCCACAAACTACGTTCCGCGAGCGGCCTCTTTATTCGCCCCAACCGCACGGCAGATGGCCAGCTACAGCTTAGATAAAGTCGGCTGCGGCAAGAGCATAGTCTTTGGCTACTGGGCTCATGCTGTACAGGCAGCTTTCTTCTGGGTCCTTCCTGACTGGCTCGCGGAGAAAATGATCATTGAAGTTGGAATCAAAGAAAGGAAGGAAGATGAGGATCGTGCTAAGAACAGGTAG